A genomic region of Glycine max cultivar Williams 82 chromosome 15, Glycine_max_v4.0, whole genome shotgun sequence contains the following coding sequences:
- the LOC112999597 gene encoding protein MAIN-LIKE 1-like, with the protein MSSFQFPVGEVTITLDDVSSLLHLPVVGDLHAFQPLHMDDAVQMLVDLLMVYAEAARAEIGQCRGSYICLEWSATNVHLVFLEAHCDLSQTGRYAWGVAALVHMYDHLNDASISTNRQLGGYITLLQCWIYEHFPSVAESTADPEYDENSPRACRWIATKKTVKSIRTPTYRERLDRL; encoded by the exons ATGTCTAGTTTCCAATTCCCTGTGGGAGAGGTGACGATCACGCTGGACGACGTCTCGTCTCTTCTGCATCTGCCCGTGGTTGGCGACTTGCATGCCTTTCAGCCCTTGCACATGGATGATGCGGTACAGATGTTGGTGGACTTATTGATGGTTTATGCAGAGGCTGCCAGGGCTGAGATAGGGCAATGTCGTGGATCGTACATATGTCTGGAATGG agtgcaaccaatgTTCATCTTGTGTTTTTGGAGGCCCATTGTGACCTCAGTCAGACCGGGAGGTACGCCTGGGGAGTAGCTGCACTGGTCCATATGTACGACCACCTCAACGATGCTTCTATCAGCACCAACCGACAGCTTGGCGGTTACATCACGCTGCTGCAG TGCTGGATATACGAGCACTTTCCCTCGGTCGCGGAGTCCACTGCTGATCCGGAATACGACGAGAATTCACCGCGTGCTTGTAGGTGGATTGCTACGAAGAAGACCGTAAAGAGCATACGTACACCAACGTACAGGGAGCGCCTAGACCGACTCTAG